One Fusarium poae strain DAOMC 252244 chromosome 4, whole genome shotgun sequence DNA window includes the following coding sequences:
- a CDS encoding hypothetical protein (TransMembrane:2 (o359-379i1124-1144o)~BUSCO:459at5125) — MAEVSPELQERLEELDRELEEGDITQKGYQKRRTQLFSQFLGAPPPQIAALAEPQSGLRIHSPDDSDHPSGDGHRAAAFAALGSSSGPIPDSPDAPIYRPHSGYAPSESPRPPPAQPPPSLLRPGGSLAGGSTAAHRDSLFFSPSHLEPETRTGTMMSGDYAFRPEQQGAYGDSQHQQHQFQQQPPQQQYDGQQYDGRTTTLLDSQGYFSDFAGQQHYDQGQTAEHVAPQQRYSSSDAFSPTAAMAPPMLTTNDLPPPEALEYQLPLDPREVPFAIQDPHDDSTPMSKFDNIAAVLRHRGRTIAKKPAYWVLDSKGKEIASITWDKLASRAEKVAQVIRDKSSLYRGDRVALIYRDSEVIDFAIALLGCFIAGVVAVPINDLQDYQRLNHILTTTQAHLALTTDNNLKAFQRDITTQKLTWPKGVEWWKTNEFGSYHPKKKEDVPALVVPDLAYIEFSRAPTGDLRGVVLSHRTIMHQMACLSAIISTIPGNGPGDTFNPSLRDKNGRLIGGGASSEILVSYLDPRQGIGMILSVLLTVYGGHTTVWFDNKAVDVPGLYAHLLTKYKSTVMIADYPGLKRAAYNYQQEPMVTRNFKKGMEPNFQMIKLCLIDTLTVDSGFHEVLADRWLRPLRNPRAREVVAPMLCLPEHGGMVISVRDWLGGEERMGCPLKLELEDDTESDEEKEETEKPAVSNGFGSLLSGGGTAATEERAKNELGEVLLDREALKTNEVVVVAIGNEARKRVTDDPGLVRVGSFGYPIPDATLSVVDPETGLLASPHSVGEIWVDSPSLSGGFWAQPKNTELIFHARPYKFDPGDPTPQPVEPEFLRTGLLGTVIEGKIFVLGLYEDRIRQKVEWVEHGHELAEYRYFFVQHIVVSIVKNVPKIYDCSAFDVFVNDEHLPVVVLESAAASTAPLTSGGPPRQPDTALLESLAERCMEVLMTEHHLRLYCVMITAPNTLPRVVKNGRREIGNMLCRREFDLGNLPCVHVKFGVEHAVLNLPIGVDPMGGIWSPLASDSRAEFLLPADKQYSGVDRREVVIDDRTSTPLNNFSCISDLIQWRVARQPEELAYCTIDGRGREGKGVTWKKFDTKVASVAMYLKNKVKVKPGDHIILMYTHSEEFVFAIHACICLGAIVIPIAPLDQNRLNEDVPAFLHIVADYNVKAVLVNAEVDHLIKVKPVASHIKQSAQVLKITSPAIYNTTKPPKQSSGLRDLRFTIDPAWIRPGYPVIVWTYWTPDQRRISVQLGHDTIMGMCKVQKETCQMTSSRPVLGCVRSTTGLGFIHTALMGIYIGTPTYLLSPVEFAANPMSLFVTLSRYKIKDSYATPQMLDHAMNSMQAKGFTLHELKNMMITAESRPRVDVFQKVRLHFAGAGLDRTAINTVYSHVLNPMVASRSYMCIEPIELWLDTQALRRGLVIPVDPESDPLALLVQDSGMVPVSTQIAIINPESRIHCLDGEYGEIWVDSEACVKSFYGSKDAFDAERFDGRALDGDPNIQYIRTGDLGFLHNVSRPIGPNGAQVDMQVLFVLGNIGETFEINGLSHFPMDIENSVEKCHRNIVQNGCAVFQAGGLVVVLVEVNRKPYLASIVPVIVNAILNEHQIIVDIVAFVNKGDFPRSRLGEKQRGKILGGWVSRKLRTLAQFSIRDMDAESTAGDMMDPSRASMVSVRSGGGVAPGSSSLRNVEPAPQILEEEHDQMTPRYEYDAAPTMISELPDGQETPTGFQRSQFEHPPQSAGSQPQLNLSHQPDQGFDMDFSRYSSAEPDHNPLHRRPVPGQSQQPEPMQGHGQAPPQIRLPGVDGREEGGFWSQQEKNEKSQEDWTADAMMHMNLAGDMGPPR; from the exons ATGGCTGAAGTCAGTCCAGAGCTCCAAGAGCGGCTTGAAGAGTTGGATCGCGAGCTCGAG GAAGGTGATATCACACAGAAAGG CTATCAGAAGCGACGAACCCAGCTTTTCTCCCAATTCCTTGGTGCACCTCCACCTCAAATTGCTGCTCTCGCCGAGCCTCAGTCCGGTCTACGCATACATTCTCCAGATGACTCGGACCATCCTTCAGGCGATGGCCATCGCGCCGCTGCATTTGCCGCTCTCGGTAGCAGCAGCGGTCCAATCCCAGACTCACCAGACGCACCTATATACCGACCGCACTCCGGCTATGCTCCTTCAGAATCACCAAGACCTCCTCCAGCACAACCTCCGCCTTCGTTGCTGCGCCCGGGAGGTTCTCTAGCTGGAGGATCAACCGCTGCTCACCGCgactctctcttcttctcccccTCCCATCTCGAACCTGAGACCCGAACGGGTACTATGATGTCGGGCGACTATGCATTCAGACCTGAGCAACAAGGCGCATATGGCGACTCCCAGCACCAGCAGCATCAATTCCAGCAACAGCCACCTCAACAGCAGTACGACGGGCAGCAGTATGACGGACGAACTACAACGCTTCTCGATTCGCAAGGATACTTTTCAGATTTTGCGGGACAGCAGCACTATGACCAGGGCCAAACTGCCGAGCATGTTGCACCTCAACAGCGATATTCCTCTAGCGACGCTTTCTCTCCAACCGCCGCAATGGCACCCCCGATGCTTACAACCAACGATCTTCCGCCACCAGAAGCGCTCGAATACCAGTTACCCCTTGATCCTCGCGAGGTACCATTCGCTATTCAAGACCCTCATGATGATTCTACGCCAATGTCAAAGTTCGATAACATCGCAGCTGTACTCAGACATAGAGGTCGAACGATTGCCAAGAAACCGGCATACTGGGTGTTGGATAGCAAGGGCAAGGAGATTGCTTCAATTACATGGGACAAGCTAGCATCTAGGGCAGAGAAGGTTGCGCAAGTCATCCGCGACAAAAGTTCGCTGTACCGAGGTGATCGGGTTGCTCTCATCTATCGCGATTCAGAAGTCATTGATTTCGCCATTGCTTTGCTAGGATGCTTTATTGCTGGAGTTGTTGCCGTTCCCATCAATGACTTGCAGGACTATCAACGCCTGAACCACATTCTTACTACAACGCAAGCTCATCTAGCGCTGACTACTGACAACAACCTCAAAGCCTTTCAACGAGATATTACTACACAAAAATTGACATGGCCAAAGGGCGTTGAATGGTGGAAGACAAACGAGTTTGGCAGTTATCATCctaagaagaaggaggacgTTCCAGCCTTGGTTGTTCCCGATCTGGCCTATATCGAATTCTCACGAGCGCCGACTGGAGACTTGAGAGGTGTTGTTCTTAGCCACCGGACCATCATGCACCAAATGGCTTGTCTCAGTGCGATTATTTCTACTATCCCGGGCAACGGACCGGGAGATACATTCAACCCGTCTCTTCGCGACAAGAATGGCCGACTTATTGGTGGCGGCGCAAGCAGCGAAATTCTGGTCTCGTACCTTGATCCCCGCCAGGGCATTGGCATGATTCTGAGCGTACTACTGACCGTCTACGGCGGCCACACAACTGTTTGGTTCGACAACAAAGCTGTCGATGTCCCTGGACTGTACGCCCACCTTCTTACCAAGTACAAATCGACCGTCATGATTGCCGACTACCCAGGATTAAAGCGAGCCGCTTACAACTACCAGCAAGAACCAATGGTGACCCGGAATTTCAAGAAGGGAATGGAGCCAAACTTTCAGATGATCAAGCTTTGCTTGATTGACACTTTGACTGTAGATAGTGGGTTCCACGAAGTTTTGGCTGACCGATGGCTAAGACCATTGAGAAATCCTCGTGCCCGTGAGGTTGTTGCACCCATGCTATGTCTGCCTGAGCATGGAGGCATGGTGATTAGTGTGCGCGACTGGCTAGGAGGAGAAGAGCGTATGGGATGCCCATTGAAGCTTGAACTCGAAGATGATACAGAGTctgatgaagagaaggaggaaaCAGAGAAGCCAGCGGTCTCGAACGGTTTTGGTAGTCTTTTGTCAGGTGGTGGCACAGCGGCAACTGAGGAGAGGGCAAAGAATGAGCTTGGTGAAGTCCTTTTGGATCGCGAGGCTCTGAAAACCAACGAAGTTGTGGTAGTGGCCATTGGAAATGAAGCCCGGAAAAGGGTGACAGATGACCCAGGCTTGGTCCGAGTTGGTTCTTTTGGATACCCCATCCCGGATGCCACACTCTCCGTCGTCGATCCAGAAACGGGCTTACTGGCCTCGCCACATTCTGTGGGTGAAATCTGGGTTGACTCACCTTCTCTTTCAGGCGGTTTCTGGGCACAGCCAAAGAATACCGAGCTGATTTTCCATGCTCGTCCTTACAAGTTTGACCCAGGTGACCCTACACCACAGCCCGTAGAGCCCGAATTCTTGCGAACAGGCTTGCTGGGCACCGTCATCGAGGGCAAAATCTTTGTCCTGGGTCTTTATGAAGACCGAATTCGACAAAAGGTTGAGTGGGTTGAGCATGGACACGAACTAGCCGAGTACCGCTACTTCTTTGTTCAGCACATCGTTGTGAGCATCGTCAAGAATGTTCCAAAGATTTACGATTGTTCAGCCTTTGACGTCTTTGTCAATGATGAACACCTGCCGGTTGTGGTACTGGAATCAGCAGCTGCATCAACAGCGCCGTTGACATCTGGGGGACCACCCCGACAACCGGATACAGCTCTGCTAGAGTCATTGGCTGAGCGTTGTATGGAGGTTCTCATGACAGAGCACCATCTGAGACTGTACTGCGTTATGATCACAGCACCAAACACGTTGCCTCGTGTTGTTAAGAACGGACGACGGGAGATTGGTAACATGCTTTGTCGCCGGGAGTTTGATCTCGGCAACCTTCCATGCGTGCACGTCAAGTTTGGCGTGGAACATGCGGTGCTTAACCTTCCTATCGGTGTAGACCCTATGGGTGGTATCTGGTCACCTTTGGCTTCGGACTCTCGTGCCGAATTTTTGTTGCCCGCTGACAAGCAATACTCTGGTGTTGACAGGCGCGAAGTTGTGATCGATGACCGGACTTCAACACCTCTTAACAACTTTTCTTGCATTTCAGATCTCATTCAATGGCGAGTAGCCCGTCAGCCGGAAGAGCTAGCGTACTGCACAATCGATGGCAGAGGTCGAGAAGGCAAGGGTGTTACATGGAAGAAGTTTGACACGAAAGTCGCTTCTGTTGCCATGTACCTGAagaacaaggtcaaggtgAAGCCGGGAGACCACATTATCCTTATGTACACACATTCGGAGGAGTTTGTCTTTGCCATTCATGCTTGCATATGCTTGGGCGCAATTGTCATTCCCATTGCACCCCTTGACCAGAACCGGCTGAACGAAGATGTCCCAGCTTTCCTGCATATTGTAGCTGATTACAACGTTAAGGCTGTGCTGGTCAACGCCGAGGTCGACCATTTGATCAAAGTAAAGCCGGTGGCCAGCCATATCAAACAGTCAGCCCAGGTTCTCAAGATCACCAGTCCTGCTATCTACAACACAACTAAGCCACCAAAGCAAAGTAGTGGATTGAGAGACCTACGGTTCACCATTGACCCTGCTTGGATTCGACCTGGCTATCCCGTCATTGTCTGGACTTACTGGACCCCCGATCAACGTCGAATTTCAGTTCAGCTTGGACATGACACAATTATGGGCATGTGCAAGGTTCAAAAAGAAACTTGCCAAATGACAAGTTCAAGACCTGTGCTTGGATGTGTACGAAGCACGACTGGTCTAGGCTTCATCCATACGGCTCTGATGGGAATCTATATCGGAACGCCAACCTACCTCCTATCACCCGTCGAGTTTGCAGCCAACCCCATGTCTCTATTCGTCACCTTGTCGAGATACAAGATTAAGGATAGTTATGCGACACCACAGATGCTTGATCATGCCATGAATTCCATGCAGGCCAAGGGCTTCACGCTTCATGAACTTAAAAACATGATGATTACTGCCGAGAGCCGGCCAAGAGTTGATGTTTTCCAAAAGGTCAGACTCCATTTTGCTGGGGCTGGCCTTGATAGAACTGCCATCAACACAGTCTATTCGCATGTCCTCAACCCCATGGTTGCGTCACGATCTTATATGTGCATCGAGCCTATTGAGCTTTGGCTGGACACGCAAGCGCTTCGACGTGGTTTGGTTATTCCCGTGGATCCTGAATCAGATCCTCTGGCCCTACTGGTACAGGACAGCGGTATGGTTCCAGTTTCAACTCAAATAGCCATTATCAACCCTGAAAGTAGGATACACTGTCTTGATGGCGAGTATGGTGAAATTTGGGTCGATTCTGAAGCTTGCGTCAAGTCATTCTATGGCTCCAAGGACGCTTTTGACGCCGAGCGCTTTGATGGTCGAGCTCTTGACGGCGACCCTAATATCCAGTATATCCGTACTGGAGACTTGGGCTTCCTTCATAATGTTAGCCGACCTATTGGCCCCAACGGTGCTCAGGTGGACATGCAAGTGTTGTTTGTTCTAGGCAACATTGGTGAGACCTTTGAGATTAATGGGTTGAGCCACTTCCCAATGGATATTGAGAACTCGGTGGAGAAATGCCACAGAAATATTGTGCAGAATGGCTG TGCGGTATTCCAAGCTGGTGGCCTGGTGGTTGTTCTTGTTGAAGTCAACCGCAAGCCGTACCTGGCGTCGATTGTTCCTGTTATTGTCAATGCAATTCTTAATGAACACCAAATCATTGTAGATATCGTCGCATTTGTCAACAAAGGAGATTTCCCACGGTCTCGTCTAGGAGAGAAGCAGCGTGGCAAGATTCTCGGTGGCTGGGTTAGCAGAAAACTGAGGACTCTTGCCCAATTCTCCATTCGCGATATGGACGCCGAATCCACAGCAGGTGATATGATGGATCCCTCTAGAGCATCAATGGTCAGCGTACGAAGCGGAGGAGGCGTCGCTCCCGGATCTTCCAGTTTGAGAAACGTCGAACCTGCACCTCAAATCTTGGAAGAGGAACACGACCAGATGACTCCTCGTTATGAATATGATGCAGCACCTACCATGATTTCTGAGCTACCTGATGGCCAAGAGACACCGACAGGGTTTCAACGCTCGCAGTTTGAACACCCACCACAATCGGCCGGTTCCCAACCTCAGTTGAACCTTTCTCACCAACCCGACCAAGGCTTCGACATGGACTTTTCACGATATAGTTCAGCAGAGCCCGATCATAATCCTCTCCATAGACGTCCAGTCCCAGGCCAATCCCAACAACCCGAGCCTATGCAAGGGCACGGTCAAGCGCCGCCCCAGATTCGGCTACCAGGTGTTGATGGACGAGAAGAAGGTGGTTTTTGGTCACAACAGGAGAAGAATGAGAAGAGCCAAGAAGATTGGACAGCTGATGCTATGATGCATATGAATCTGGCAGGTGATATGGGCCCTCCACGATGA
- a CDS encoding hypothetical protein (BUSCO:21180at5125), producing MGADTIPALQVIVLGSGGGPQESNTTAFLVRSVGAKWHRGSIIAVDAGVHLSSITRIMEESIPSPPPTPPFTLTTGPFAGLEVPYSSPAANAAYITRTLVDTYLITHPHLDHISGFVVNTAGFPGTRPKKLAALPSTIKAFKNHIFNNVIWPNLSDENNGAGLVTYMRLVEGGSPSLGDGETRGYIEVADGLLVKIWSVSHGHCLEKHSHRGSTSSASTRFSSHDASMSQGPPARSNSYYPGSLHRSSVLLSQGTFGSISLPPPPDQERMCVYDSSAYFIQDPITNREVLIFGDVEPDSISLSPRNLQIWQEAAPKIASGNLKAIFIECSYDDSQSNDRLFGHLKPVFVMEELRALATEVNTVRSMRNADSKKRKRMGSTADEGPRRNPSLANFTSEDPVSPKTLKASTPDFVYTGPETPPTPHLATPTAELTLNPSDSITSVPTIRKPLEGLQIVIIHVKDRLDDGPNVGDIILEQLNDHESEAQFGCEFIISKPGKSFYL from the exons ATGGGAGCTGACACGATACCTGCTTTGCAGGTGATTGTACTG GGCTCTGGAGGCGGTCCCCAAGAATCAAATACGACGGCATTCCTGGTTCGCTCTGTTGGTGCAAAATGGCATCGTGGTTCTATCATCGCTGTCGATGCTGGCGTTCACCTCTCTTCCATCACACGTATCATGGAAGAGTCgataccatcaccaccaccgacTCCTCCATTCACACTCACCACAGGCCCCTTTGCAGGCCTTGAGGTTCCATACTCCTCACCTGCTGCCAATGCTGCTTACATCACCCGAACTCTTGTCGACACATATCTCATCACACATCCTCATCTCGATCACATCTCAGGGTTTGTAGTCAACACAGCTGGCTTTCCAGGCACAAGACCAAAGAAACTGGCTGCATTGCCCAGTACAATCAAGGCTTTTAAGAATCACATCTTTAACAACGTCATATGGCCAAATCTCAGTGATGAAAACAACGGAGCAGGTCTGGTCACTTATATGAGATTGGTCGAAGGTGGCAGTCCTTCACTCGGCGACGGCGAAACTAGAGGTTACATCGAAGTCGCCGATGGACTCCTCGTCAAGATATGGAGCGTGAGCCACGGACACTGCCTTGAGAAACATAGTCATAGGGGATCAACATCAAGTGCATCCACTCGCTTCAGCAGTCATGACGCATCCATGTCCCAAGGTCCACCTGCTCGCTCAAATTCCTACTATCCAGGGTCCCTGCACCGGAGCTCAGTCTTGCTTTCGCAGGGTACCTTTGGTTCCATCTCTTTACCTCCACCACCCGACCAGGAGCGTATGTGCGTATACGATTCAAGCGCATACTTCATTCAAGATCCTATAACCAACCGCGAGGTACTCATCTTTGGGGACGTCGAACCCGACAGCATATCACTTAGTCCGAGGAACCTGCAAATCTGGCAAGAAGCAGCACCAAAGATCGCTTCGGGAAATCTCAAGGCTATCTTCATCGAATGCAGCTATGACGACTCACAGAGCAACGACCGCCTATTTGGCCATCTGAAGCCCGTATTCGTCATGGAAGAGCTGCGTGCTCTGGCTACCGAGGTAAACACCGTTCGCAGTATGCGTAACGCTGAttccaagaagcgcaagcgcATGGGCAGCACGGCAGACGAGGGTCCTCGACGGAATCCTTCTCTTGCCAACTTCACATCTGAAGACCCTGTGTCTCCCAAGACACTCAAGGCTTCGACACCAGATTTTGTATACACAGGTCCCGAAACACCTCCGACGCCGCACCTCGCTACGCCGACGGCAGAGTTGACACTCAACCCGTCCGATTCGATCACATCGGTGCCTACAATCAGGAAGCCTCTGGAAGGTCTTCAAATCGTCATCATTCACGTCAAGGACCGACTAGACGATGGTCCCAACGTCGGAGATATCATACTGGAGCAACTGAACGACCACGAGAGCGAGGCGCAATTCGGATGTGAATTTATCATTTCTAAACCTGGAAAGAGCTTCTATCTTTGA
- a CDS encoding hypothetical protein (BUSCO:4829at5125), giving the protein MSTSVEIVSVPTVDTPGTSLYVHTDKRSYVFGRLEEGTQRAFQSRKCRVGPTEHVFLSGTVSWQQVGGLFGYILTVGAVLDASREQEAAENLRRKGKGLKPLKESSNHPIHIHGGENLNHILATCRSIILRQPVVVETHEHRDDPRLDAIESLEPDWKDDSLRVWKIPIQRERSSSPQKRRRSSVAGDITDSSGFKGSPSLSDPEYAATLVKELMFNGKLGANLTIIPVKLATVKPEDIVFISHLPSGFIGLYTGPRPGDPTFVDTGKTVWIFGKPSPDSRNILQWKMPPTIYSQTSMCYLVKCLPRRGKFDAERAKALSVSVRDYRKLIAGETIKTEAGVTVTSKMVVGPDMPGPGFIVADIESHDLIDSFMKRPEWSNPELMTDVVAVYWILGPGLAADARIQKFVDEHPTLKHIFCAKDVCPNEISLDGPAQLQTKLRIIDGERFKILKYDNNAKATLPSGPLVEYGRTGNKITLMPRLRLNDGILRPTLNLMDAVNSINKDVLELARQALKETEDPEFLRKLEEDEKDIPNRDTEIIPLGTGSSQPGKYRNVSSTLIRVPGIGNYLLDVGEGTLGQIQRLFGEKETGDILRDLKCIVISHLHADHHLGTPTLIKAWYEHTINDSNARLAISCIEKYKTLLEEVSQVGDFGLHRLHFPHFSDTDNDRDDPGRCELNNDIFGLKAITRVKVPHCFLSMGTELELTSGLRIAYSGDCRPSMAFAHTCKGAHLLVHECTFDDDMISHAKSKMHSTMGEALNIAQEMKARKTLLTHFSQRYVKSEILKEDERLKGGDVLLAYDHMTIKLGDFKKAAAFQPVVAKLQNAGTSVTMRTPE; this is encoded by the coding sequence ATGTCTACCTCAGTAGAGATTGTGTCTGTACCCACCGTTGACACTCCTGGCACTTCTCTTTATGTCCATACCGACAAGCGCTCATATGTCTTCGGACGTCTTGAAGAAGGCACGCAGCGTGCCTTCCAGAGCCGCAAATGTCGGGTGGGACCAACCGAGCATGTCTTTCTCAGTGGCACTGTCTCATGGCAGCAGGTTGGAGGTCTCTTCGGCTACATCCTTACAGTTGGCGCCGTCTTGGACGCGAGTAGAGAGCAGGAGGCGGCCGAGAACTTGAGGAGGAAGGGGAAGGGTCTGAAACCTCTGAAGGAATCTTCGAATCACCCTATTCACATCCACGGTGGCGAGAACTTGAATCATATCCTGGCCACATGCCGTTCCATCATTCTGCGGCAACCCGTTGTTGTCGAGACGCATGAACACAGAGATGATCCCCGCCTCGATGCCATCGAAAGTCTGGAACCGGATTGGAAAGACGATTCACTCCGTGTATGGAAAATACCAATTCAACGAGAGCGCTCTAGTAGCCCACAGAAGCGTCGTCGTTCCAGTGTCGCTGGAGATATCACTGACTCCTCGGGGTTTAAAGGATCTCCATCTCTTTCGGATCCCGAATATGCCGCCACCTTGGTCAAAGAGCTCATGTTCAATGGTAAACTTGGTGCAAATCTCACGATTATTCCTGTGAAGCTGGCTACCGTCAAACCTGAAGACATAGTCTTTATCTCTCATCTTCCAAGCGGTTTCATTGGACTCTACACAGGCCCTAGGCCCGGTGACCCAACCTTTGTGGACACTGGTAAAACCGTATGGATATTTGGTAAACCTTCACCCGACTCGCGCAACATATTACAATGGAAAATGCCTCCCACGATATACAGCCAAACCTCCATGTGCTATCTAGTCAAATGTCTTCCTCGCCGAGGTAAATTTGACGCCGAAAGGGCCAAAGCGCTTTCAGTATCCGTGCGTGATTACAGGAAGTTGATCGCGGGCGAAACTATAAAGACAGAGGCAGGTGTCACTGTGACCTCTAAAATGGTTGTCGGCCCGGACATGCCTGGTCCTGGATTCATCGTCGCTGACATCGAATCACACGATCTTATCGACTCTTTTATGAAGCGACCAGAATGGTCGAATCCCGAATTGATGACAGATGTTGTTGCTGTGTACTGGATCTTGGGTCCTGGATTGGCAGCAGATGCCAGAATTCAGAAGTTTGTCGATGAGCACCCTACGTTGAAGCATATCTTCTGCGCCAAAGATGTATGCCCTAACGAGATTTCCCTTGATGGGCCTGCTCAGTTACAAACGAAGTTGCGCATTATTGACGGGGAAAGATTCAAAATACTAAAGTACGACAACAACGCCAAGGCAACATTGCCTTCTGGGCCGTTAGTCGAATATGGCCGTACTGGAAACAAGATCACCCTCATGCCCCGCCTGAGATTAAATGATGGAATCCTTCGCCCCACTCTCAATCTTATGGATGCAGTTAATAGCATCAACAAAGATGTCCTGGAGCTGGCAAGGCAAGCTCTCAAAGAAACCGAGGACCCCGAGTTCCTACGGAAGCTAGAAGAGGACGAGAAGGACATTCCTAACCGAGATACCGAGATCATTCCTCTTGGTACTGGTTCTTCACAACCGGGCAAGTACCGCAATGTTTCGTCCACGCTGATTCGTGTACCTGGCATCGGCAACTACCTTCTCGATGTTGGCGAAGGTACCCTGGGCCAAATTCAACGTCTCTTTGGAGAGAAGGAAACAGGAGACATCCTACGAGACTTGAAGTGTATTGTGATTAGCCATCTTCACGCCGATCACCACCTTGGTACTCCCACTTTGATCAAAGCTTGGTACGAACACACTATCAACGATAGCAACGCAAGGTTGGCCATATCTTGTATAGAAAAATACAAGACCCTTCTGGAAGAGGTTTCCCAAGTCGGGGACTTTGGTCTTCACCGATTACACTTTCCCCATTTTAGTGATACCGACAACGATAGGGATGACCCCGGGCGTTGTGAGCTTAATAATGACATCTTTGGACTCAAGGCCATTACGCGTGTCAAAGTTCCTCACTGCTTCCTCTCAATGGGCACAGAGCTGGAGCTCACATCTGGCCTACGCATTGCCTACTCAGGTGATTGCCGTCCCTCGATGGCCTTTGCCCATACATGCAAAGGAGCCCATCTCCTCGTCCACGAGTGCACTTTTGACGACGACATGATATCTCACGCTAAGAGTAAGATGCATTCCACCATGGGCGAGGCTCTGAACATTGCGCAAGAGATGAAGGCGAGGAAGACGCTGCTGACACATTTCTCACAACGGTACGTCAAGTCTGAAATATTAAAGGAGGACGAGCGACTCAAGGGTGGTGATGTTCTCCTGGCGTATGACCACATGACAATCAAGCTGGGTGATTTCAAGAAGGCGGCTGCTTTCCAGCCTGTTGTTGCTAAGCTGCAGAACGCGGGTACAAGTGTGACGATGAGGACACCAGAATAG
- a CDS encoding hypothetical protein (TransMembrane:4 (i144-167o179-199i251-272o300-322i)~BUSCO:30159at5125), which yields MSASLPGSRELPASQHDLGTYMGRVRHTMGITDPSTLLAGKTGLEAAKKLVTDYKTGKVEHMSPALWHAKKVVDSTLHPDTGEPIFFPFRMSCYVFTNLVVTAGMLQPGMGTVGIVGWQVFNQSLNVAFNTANSNKSSPMSTSVLVKSYLSAVGASCSVALGLNAVVPRLNVTPSTRAILGRLIPFAAVATAAGLNTYLMRRDEIVKGIDVRPVLSEDDKKKLVAEGKSERDVPSLGKSQSAAKRAVYQTAASRVFTASPIMVLPPMILYYIESKQAWYKNLMEKEWVRARPALVKGIPLGINLGLIAATSFAVLPFALAVFPQYQEVSAESLEPEFHGKGGKDGKVVFNRGL from the exons ATGTCGGCCTCGCTCCCTGGTTCGCGGGAGCTCCCCGCCTCCCAGCATGATCTTGGGACATATATGGGACGGGTGCGCCATACCATGGGCATCACAGACCCCTC GACCCTTCTCGCGGGCAAGACCGGACTCGAGGCGGCCAAGAAGTTGGTGACGGATTACAAGACCGGCAAAGTCGAGCATATGTCGCCAGCATTGTGGCATGCGAAGAAGGTGGTCGACTCTACACTGCATCCTG ATACCGGCGAACCCATCTTCTTCCCCTTCCGAATGTCCTGCTATGTCTTCACCAACCTCGTCGTCACCGCCGGTATGCTCCAGCCCGGCATGGGAACGGTTGGCATTGTGGGATGGCAAGTCTTCAACCAGTCTCTCAACGTCGCATTCAACACCGCCAACAGTAACAAGTCGTCTCCCATGTCAACTTCTGTCTTGGTCAAGTCTTACCTCTCAGCTGTCGGAGCTTCTTGCTCTGTTGCTCTTGGTCTCAACGCTGTTGTTCCTCGGCTCAACGTCACACCTTCCACCCGGGCCATCCTCGGTAGACTCATTCCCTTCGCGGCCGTCGCTACAGCTGCTGGTCTCAACACTTACCTCATGCGCCGCGACGAGATTGTCAAGGGTATCGATGTTCGACCTGTCCTTTCAGAggacgacaagaagaagctcgtTGCTGAAGGCAAGTCGGAGCGAGACGTTCCCTCGCTGGGCAAATCTCAATCTGCTGCTAAGCGTGCTGTATACCAGACCGCCGCTAGCCGAGTGTTCACTGCGTCTCCCATTATGGTCCTCCCCCCAATGATTCTGTACTATATCGAGAGTAAGCAGGCCTGGTACAAGAACCTCATGGAGAAGGAGTGGGTTCGTGCACGACCAGCACTGGTCAAGGGAATTCCCCTTGGCATCAACCTGGGTCTTATCGCCGCCACTTCCTTTGCCGTCCTTCCTTTTGCTTTGGCTGTCTTCCCCCAGTACCAGGAGGTCAGCGCCGAATCACTTGAACCTGAGTTCCATGGCAAGGGAGGCAAGGATGGTAAGGTTGTTTTCAACCGTGGTCTGTAA